In the Cellulomonas sp. C5510 genome, CTCGTCGCCACCGGCAACGTGCACTACGCCACCCCGCGGGACGCCGACCTGGCGATGGCGCTCGCGGCCGTGCGGGCCCGCTCCTCGATGGAGGACCTCGACGGCTGGCTGCCCGGGGCGCCCACCGCGCACCTCGCCTCCGCGACGGAGATGCGGCACCGGCACCGGCGGCACCCGCAGGCCGTCGCGACCGCCGCCGCCCTGGGCGACGAGTGCGCGTTCGACCTGCACCTCGTCGCCCCGCAGCTCCCGCCGTACCCGGTACCGCCCGGCCACACCGAGGCCACCTGGCTGCGCGAGCTCGTCCGCCGCGGCGCCCTGGAGCGGTACGGCCCGCCCGAGGCCGAGCGGGTCCCCGGCGCCTACGCACAGCTCGAGCACGAGCTGCGCGTCATCGAGGACCTCGGCTTCCCCGGCTACTTCCTGGTGGTCTACGACCTGGTCGACTTCTGCCACCGCAACGGCATCCTCGCCCAGGGCCGTGGGTCCGCCGCGAACTCCGCCGTCTGCTACGCCCTGAAGGTCACCGCCGTCGATGCCGTGCAGCACGGTCTGCTCTTCGAGCGGTTCCTCGCGCCCGAGCGCGACGGGCCGCCCGACATCGACGTGGACATCGAGTCGGGCCGCCGCGAGGAGGTCATCCAGTACGTCTACGCGAAGCACGGCCGCACGCACGCCGCCCAGGTCGCGAACGTCATCTCGTACCGTGCCCGGTCCGCGGTCCGGGACGCCGCCCGGGCGCTCGGCTACGACGTCGGGCAGCAGGACGCGTGGAGCAAGTCGATCGAGCGCTGGGGCACGCTGCGCGGGCCCCAGCCGGTGCACCCGTGGTGGTCCGGGGAGAACCGGGTGCCTGCCGACACCGTGCCCGCCGACGCCGTGCCCGCCGGCGCGACGCCCGGCACCGTGCCCCCCGGCACCCCTCCCCGGACGTCGGCGGCCGCCGCGCAGGACGCCGACTACGCCGCGCAGCAGCGCGACCCCGACGGCGTGGTGTGGGGCTGGAACCACGAGCCCGGCCCCGCGCCCGCGCCCCGGCGTCCGGCGGGGCGCGACGACACCGACGGCCGCCCGGGGCAGCCCACCGCCGACGGCCACGACGTCGTCCCGGCGCACCGGCCACCGCCCGCCGCGGACCTGGACGAGATCCCCGACCAGGTCGTCGACCTGGCCGACCGTTTCCTGCGCCTGCCGCGGCACCTCGGCATCCACTCCGGCGGCATGGTGATGTGCGACCGCCCGGTCATCGAGGTGTGCCCCGTCGAGTGGGCGCGGATGGAGGGGCGCACGGTCCTGCAGTGGGACAAGGACGACTGCGCGGACGCCGGGCTGGTGAAGTTCGACCTGCTGGGCCTGGGGATGCTCACCGCGCTGCGGCTCGCGTTCGACGAGGTGCGCAGGCAGGGCGGCCCGACCCTCGACCTGCACGCCCTGCCGGACGAGGACCCGCTGGTCTACGACCTGCTCTGCGCGGCGGACACGGTCGGGGTGTTCCAGGTCGAGTCCCGCGCCCAGATGGGGACGCTGCCGCGTCTCCAGCCGCGGAGCTTCTACGGGATCGTCGTCGAGGTCGCGCTCATCCGCCCCGGGCCGATCCAGGGCGGTTCCGTGCACCCGTACATCGAGCGCTACCAGGGGCGCCAGCCCATCACGTACGCGCACCCGAAGCTCGTGAAGTCCCTGGAGCGCACCCTCGGCGTCCCGCTGTTCCAGGAGCAGCTCATGCAGATGGCGATCGACGTCGCCGACTTCACGCCCGCCGAGGCCGACCAGCTCCGGCGCGCGATGGGCTCCAAGCGCAGCATCGAGAAGATGGAGGCCCTGCGCGCCCGGCTGATGTCCGGCATGGAGCGCAACGGCCTGCCCGAGGACGTCCGCGAGGAGGTCTACGAGAAGCTCAAGGCGTTCGCCGACTTCGGGTTCCCCGAGTCGCACGCGTACTCCTTCGCGTTCCTCGTCTACGCCAGCGCGTGGCTCAAGGTGCACCACCCGGCCGCGTTCTACGCGGGGCTGCTCGCCGCGCAGCCCATGGGGTTCTACTCCCCGCAGACGCTCGTCGCGGACGCCCGGCGGCACGGCATCGAGGTGCTGCGCCCGGACGTCCAGCGCTCCGGGGTGCAGGCCGTCGTCGAGCGGGTCCGGCCCGAGCCGCCCGGCGGTGAGCCCCTGCTGACCCCCCGGCAGTCCGGGACCGCGCCCGTGCCGCGTGCGCCGGGTGCGCCGGGTGCGGCGGCGGGGGAGTCCGTCCGGTCGCTCGCGGTGCGGGTCGGGCTCGCCTCGGTCCGCTCCGTGGGGGAGAAGGTCGCCGAGCGGATCGTGGCCGAGCGCGACGCCCACGGGCCGTTCGCCGACCTGCGGGACCTCGTGCGCCGGGTCGAGCTCAGCACCGCGCAGCTCGAGGCCCTCGCCACCGGCGGCGCGCTCGAGCCGCTGGGCGTCACCCGGCGGGAGGCCCTGTGGGCGGCGGGCGCCCTCGCGCAGGAGGGGCCCGACACGCTGCCGGGCGTCTCCGTCGGCGTGCAGGCGCCGACCCTGCCGGGCATGAGCCCCGTCGAGCTCGCGGTCGCGGACGTGTGGGCCACCGGGGTCACCGTGGACTCCTACCCCACGCAGTACGTCCGCGACGGCCTCGACGCGGCGGGTGTGCTGCGCGTCGAGCAGACCTACCACCACGACCCGGGCCGGCGGGTCGCCGTCGCCGGCGTCGTCACCCACCGGCAGCGCCCCGGGACGGCGGGCGGTGTCACGTTTCTGTCCCTGGAGGACGAGACCGGCCTGCTGAACGTCGTCTGCAGCACCGGGCTGTGGCAGCGGTTCCGGAAGGTGGCCCGCACCTCGCGGGCGCTGGTGGTCCGGGGCAGGCTGGAGCGCGCCGACGGCGCCACGAACCTCGTCGCCGAGCACCTGTCGCCGCTGTCGCTGCAGGTCGCCACGACCTCCCGGGACTTCCAGTGACCCCGCGACCCGGTGGCCCCCGGCCCGGCGTGCCGACGTGCCTACACTGCGGCGATGCCCCTCCTCGGCCCGCTCGTCGCGTACCTGCCCACCCCGCGCGGACCCGAGGGCGAGGTGCGCACCGACCCGCTGGAGGACCTCGTCGACCGCGCGGTCCGCGCCGGCGTTTCGGGCGTCGTGGTGCTCGGCAGCACCGGCGGCTGGCCGTACCTCACCGCCGGCGAGCGGCGGATGGTCGTCGAGGCGGGAGTCGCGGCTGCGGACGGCCAGGTGCCGGTCGTCGCGGGTGTCGGGGCGTTCACCACCGACGAGGTCGTCATGCACACGATCGTCGCCGAGCGCGCCGGCGTCGACGCCGTGCTGCTGCCCACGCTGGCGTACCTGCCGCTGACCGAGGCCGAGGTGCTCGGGCTCGTCGAGGACGTCGCCGAGGCCGCGCGCGTGCCCGTCTGGCTGTACCACAACCCCGTGAGCACGAGCTTCCGGTACTCCGTCGAGCTGCTGGCCCGCGCCGCGCAGGTGCCGGGCGTCGGCGGCGTCAAGGACCGGGGGAGCGACGCCGCCGAGCTGCGCGACCGCGTGCGGGCGCTCCGCTCCGCCGTGCCGGCGCACGTCGAGCTCGGGTGCAGCGGCGACCTGCTCGGGTTCGAGGGGCTGCTGGCCGGTGCCCGCACCTGGCACTCGGGCCTCGCGGGCGTGCTGCCCGAGTGGTACGTCGCGGTCGCCGGTGCCGCGGCGGACGGCCGGGAGGACGAGGCCCGGGCGCTGATGTCCCGGCTCGCACCGGTGGTGGAGCTGGTGCTCGGCCTCGGCGGGGCGCGCGCCGTGCACGCCCTGGCGACCCTGCGGGGCGTCGACACCGGCGAGCTGCCGGCGCCGCTGCGCCCCGTCGACCGCGCCGGGGTCGCCGCCCTCGACCGGGCGCTCGAGTCCCTCGGGGAGCCGCCTCGCACGTCGTCGCAGGACGCGTAGGACGACCCCGCCGCAGGAGCCGGGGTCGACCAGCCCGCGACGCGCCGCGACCGGCGCTCGGGACCGGCGCTCGGGACCTGCGCGCGCTTCAGTCCGTCGCCGGCCCGTCCTGGGCGTCGTCGCCGACGGGCTGCACGTCCTCGGTGGCGTCCTCCGCGTCCATCGGCGGGTCGAGCTGGTGGAACTTCGAGTAGATCGCCCACACCACCGACACCAGCGGCACGGCGATCACCGCACCGAGGATCCCCGCGGTGAGCGTCCCGCCGGTGACCGCCAGCGCCACGACCACCGGGTGCAGCGACACCTGCTTGCCCATGACGAGCGGCTGCAGGACGTGCCCCTCGAACTGCCCGATCAGCGCGATGCCGATGCCGACGACCGCCGCCTGGAGGGCGCCGTTCGCCGCGAGCGCGACGATCATCGCCACGACCATCGCCGCGGGCGCCCCGACGAGCGGGATGAACGCGCCGATGAGCACCAGCACGGCGAGCGGCGCGGCGAGCGGCACCCCGATGATCGACAGCAGCACGAACGCCAGCACGCCGTCGGTGACCGCGATGATCACGGTCCCGCGCGTGTAGCCGGAGAACGTGTACCAGCCGGCGCCGCCCGCGGTCTTCCACGACTCCCGCACCGTCGCGGGCAGCTGGTTGACGAACCACGTCCACATGTCCTGGCCGCGCGCCAGGAAGAAGATCGCGCAGAACACGGCCAGCGCCATCGCGGTGAACACCTCGACGACCGACCCGGCGGACGCCGCCGCCTGGCCGGCGAGGTCGCCGGCGTGCTGCTGGATCCACTCGCGGCCGGTGTCGATCCACTCGGCGATCTGCTCGTTGGTGATCGAGACCGGCAGCGGCCCGTTCTCCAGGAAGTCGACGATCTGGTCGATGCCGTCGCCGAACTGCCGGGACAGGTCCTGCCACTGGTTCGCCACGGAGTAGCCGACGTAGAACACCATCCCCGCGAGCACGAGGAACCCCGAGAGCAGCCCGAGCGCCGTCGCCAGCGGCCTCGGCATGACGCGGCCGTAGAAGTCCACGAGCGGCCGGAGTACAGCGGTGAGGACGAACGCGATGAAGACCGCCACGAACAGCAGCTGCACCTGCGCCGTGGCGTAGAACACGATGCCGATCCCCGCGAGGAGGACCAGCAGCCGCCACGTCACCCCGGCGGACGTCCGCAGCCACCGCGGCACGCCGTCCCCGGCCTGCTGCCCGACGCTGATGCGGCGCTGCCCGGCCACGCGCCGGGCGCCGGCGCTCGCGGAGGTGCCGGTCCGGGCGTTGCTCTGCTCCGCCATCGTGCGCGCACCTCTTCCGGCCGTCGTGGCCCCGCGTCCGCCGTCCGACCGGCCCGGGCGCCACCGCCAGTGTGCCCCCACCTGCGGATGCGTGCCCGGCCGCCACTCCGTGCTATGTTTTCTGCCGCACCTGACGGGTCGTCGGGGCGCCGACGTGCGCACCGGTCCGACCCTCGGGAGACACCCTGTCCGGGTGGCGGAATGGCAGACGCGCTAGCTTGAGGTGCTAGTGCCCGTATAGGGCGTGGGGGTTCAAGTCCCCCTCCGGACACTCGTTGAGACAGCGACGACGAAGGCCCCGATCCCGCCAGATCGGGGCCTTCGTCGTGCGGGTCGGCGAGGATGACGTCGTGGACGAGACGGTGCTGACCGGCGGCGGCGTGAACGCGGTGTCCCGGGTGGGTGCGACGGTGCGCCGCCCGGCGGGGCCGTGGGCGCCGGCCGTGCACGCGCTGCTGCGCGAGCTGCGCGCGGCCGGGATCACGGAGGTGCCGGAGCCGCACGGGTTCGACGAGCAGGGGCGCGAGGTGCTGGGCTACGTCGAGGGCGTGGTCGCGCACCACCCGCTGCCGGGCTGGCTGTGGGAACCGGCGGTGCTCGACCAGGCCGGGGCGCTGCTGCGGCGTGTGCACGACGCGAGCGTGCCGCTCGTCGGAGCGGGCCTGCCGTGGGGCGGGGACGCCAGGGAACCGGCCGAGGTGATCTGCCACAACGACGTCGCCCCGCACAACATGGCGTTCGTCGACGGCGAGCTGCGCGGGTTGTTCGACTTCGACACGGCGGCGCCGGGGCCCCGCCTCTGGGACCTCGCCTACCTCGCGTACCGGGTCGCGCCGCTGGCGGAGGACTCCGGCCCGGGTGCGCCGGTCGGCGCGACGGCGCGGATGACCCGGCTCGACCGGCTGGTCGCGGCGTACGGCGTGCCCTTCCCGCGGGCGGACGTGCTCGCCGCGGTCGCCGCCCGGCTGGACGCGCTGGCGGAGTGGACCGGGGCCCGCGCCGAGGTGACCGGCGACGCGACGCCGGCCGGGCACGCGGCGATGTACCGGCGGGACGCCGCGAGGGTGCGCGCGGCCGTCGGCTCGTGACCCCACGGCCCCGGTCCGCCCGGCTGGCGCGACCGGGGCCGTGGGGTCACCTCCTCACCGCAGCACGCCGCTGCGCATCACCTCCGCGTACCAGCCCGCGCTCGCCTTGGGCGTCCGCGCGAGGGTCGAGCGGTCGACGTGCACGATGCCGAACTTCTTGCTGTACCCGTACGCCCACTCGTAGTTGTCGAGCAGCGTCCACAGCAGGTACCCGCGCACGTCGGCGCCCTGCTCGACGGCCTGGTGCACGGCGGCGAGGTGGGAGCGCAGGTACGCGATCCGGTCGGGGTCCTGGACGACGCCGTCGACCACGTCGGTGTCGTCGTACGCGGCGCCGTTCTCGGTGATGACGAGGTGCGCCCCGGCGGGTCCGGTGACGTCGCGGTGCAGGGCGACCAGGAGGTCCCGGAACGCGCCGGGGTGGTTCTCCCAGTCCATGGCGGTGCGGTCGGCCCGGGTGCGGACCCAGCGGGCGCCGCGCGCGGTGAGCCACGGGGACACCACGGTGCGGGCGGACGCCCCGGAGGGGGAGACGGCGCCGGAGCCGTCGGGCGCGCCGACGACCCAGGAGTTGTAGTAGTTGACGCCGAGCACGTCGACGGGCGCGGAGATGGTCGCGAGGTCGCCGTCGTGCACCAGGTCGTCCGGCCACAGGCCCTCGACGTCGGACAGGAACCCCTCCGGGTAGGCGCCGCGGAAGACCGGGCCGGTGAAGACCCCGTGCTGGGCGTCGGCGACGCGGCGGGCGGTGTCGACGTCGGCGGGGTCGGACGGGTCGAGCGGCTGGTACCGGGAGAAGTTGAGCGTGAGGCCGAGGCGGGCGCCGGGGTCGGCGTCCCGCAGGGCCCGGGTGGCGAGGCCGTGCGCGAGGTTGAGGTGGTGCACGGCCCGCAGCGCGG is a window encoding:
- a CDS encoding error-prone DNA polymerase — encoded protein: MTDAPRYAELHAHSAFSFLDGASQPEELAAEAHRLGLSALALTDHDGLYGVVRFSEAARRVGLPTVFGAELHLPVPGLTGPDVLDPPTGVPDPRALHLPVLARGPDGYRALSRAIAEGHLATGTKGAAEYRLESLAEQADGRWLVLTGCRKGPVRHALTDGGRTPGVAPGGVERARSELDRLAALFGRDNVAVEVTQSGGPFDSETADALASLARDAGLPLVATGNVHYATPRDADLAMALAAVRARSSMEDLDGWLPGAPTAHLASATEMRHRHRRHPQAVATAAALGDECAFDLHLVAPQLPPYPVPPGHTEATWLRELVRRGALERYGPPEAERVPGAYAQLEHELRVIEDLGFPGYFLVVYDLVDFCHRNGILAQGRGSAANSAVCYALKVTAVDAVQHGLLFERFLAPERDGPPDIDVDIESGRREEVIQYVYAKHGRTHAAQVANVISYRARSAVRDAARALGYDVGQQDAWSKSIERWGTLRGPQPVHPWWSGENRVPADTVPADAVPAGATPGTVPPGTPPRTSAAAAQDADYAAQQRDPDGVVWGWNHEPGPAPAPRRPAGRDDTDGRPGQPTADGHDVVPAHRPPPAADLDEIPDQVVDLADRFLRLPRHLGIHSGGMVMCDRPVIEVCPVEWARMEGRTVLQWDKDDCADAGLVKFDLLGLGMLTALRLAFDEVRRQGGPTLDLHALPDEDPLVYDLLCAADTVGVFQVESRAQMGTLPRLQPRSFYGIVVEVALIRPGPIQGGSVHPYIERYQGRQPITYAHPKLVKSLERTLGVPLFQEQLMQMAIDVADFTPAEADQLRRAMGSKRSIEKMEALRARLMSGMERNGLPEDVREEVYEKLKAFADFGFPESHAYSFAFLVYASAWLKVHHPAAFYAGLLAAQPMGFYSPQTLVADARRHGIEVLRPDVQRSGVQAVVERVRPEPPGGEPLLTPRQSGTAPVPRAPGAPGAAAGESVRSLAVRVGLASVRSVGEKVAERIVAERDAHGPFADLRDLVRRVELSTAQLEALATGGALEPLGVTRREALWAAGALAQEGPDTLPGVSVGVQAPTLPGMSPVELAVADVWATGVTVDSYPTQYVRDGLDAAGVLRVEQTYHHDPGRRVAVAGVVTHRQRPGTAGGVTFLSLEDETGLLNVVCSTGLWQRFRKVARTSRALVVRGRLERADGATNLVAEHLSPLSLQVATTSRDFQ
- a CDS encoding dihydrodipicolinate synthase family protein — protein: MPLLGPLVAYLPTPRGPEGEVRTDPLEDLVDRAVRAGVSGVVVLGSTGGWPYLTAGERRMVVEAGVAAADGQVPVVAGVGAFTTDEVVMHTIVAERAGVDAVLLPTLAYLPLTEAEVLGLVEDVAEAARVPVWLYHNPVSTSFRYSVELLARAAQVPGVGGVKDRGSDAAELRDRVRALRSAVPAHVELGCSGDLLGFEGLLAGARTWHSGLAGVLPEWYVAVAGAAADGREDEARALMSRLAPVVELVLGLGGARAVHALATLRGVDTGELPAPLRPVDRAGVAALDRALESLGEPPRTSSQDA
- a CDS encoding AI-2E family transporter, which encodes MAEQSNARTGTSASAGARRVAGQRRISVGQQAGDGVPRWLRTSAGVTWRLLVLLAGIGIVFYATAQVQLLFVAVFIAFVLTAVLRPLVDFYGRVMPRPLATALGLLSGFLVLAGMVFYVGYSVANQWQDLSRQFGDGIDQIVDFLENGPLPVSITNEQIAEWIDTGREWIQQHAGDLAGQAAASAGSVVEVFTAMALAVFCAIFFLARGQDMWTWFVNQLPATVRESWKTAGGAGWYTFSGYTRGTVIIAVTDGVLAFVLLSIIGVPLAAPLAVLVLIGAFIPLVGAPAAMVVAMIVALAANGALQAAVVGIGIALIGQFEGHVLQPLVMGKQVSLHPVVVALAVTGGTLTAGILGAVIAVPLVSVVWAIYSKFHQLDPPMDAEDATEDVQPVGDDAQDGPATD
- a CDS encoding phosphotransferase, whose protein sequence is MDETVLTGGGVNAVSRVGATVRRPAGPWAPAVHALLRELRAAGITEVPEPHGFDEQGREVLGYVEGVVAHHPLPGWLWEPAVLDQAGALLRRVHDASVPLVGAGLPWGGDAREPAEVICHNDVAPHNMAFVDGELRGLFDFDTAAPGPRLWDLAYLAYRVAPLAEDSGPGAPVGATARMTRLDRLVAAYGVPFPRADVLAAVAARLDALAEWTGARAEVTGDATPAGHAAMYRRDAARVRAAVGS
- a CDS encoding GH1 family beta-glucosidase, producing the protein MTGAAAAGAGAATALPPSPWPAPDPLGPRRFPDGFAWGVATAAYQIEGAAHSDGRTDSIWDAFARVPGAVENGDDGEVACDHYHRSAEDVRLMQDLGVRTYRFSTSWARVRPDGGPVNPQGVAFYDRLVDQLLAAGIEPWPTLYHWDLPQALQERGGWAARSTAELFAEYALDLHAALGDRVRTWTTLNEPWCSAFLGYAGGQHAPGLQDDVAALRAVHHLNLAHGLATRALRDADPGARLGLTLNFSRYQPLDPSDPADVDTARRVADAQHGVFTGPVFRGAYPEGFLSDVEGLWPDDLVHDGDLATISAPVDVLGVNYYNSWVVGAPDGSGAVSPSGASARTVVSPWLTARGARWVRTRADRTAMDWENHPGAFRDLLVALHRDVTGPAGAHLVITENGAAYDDTDVVDGVVQDPDRIAYLRSHLAAVHQAVEQGADVRGYLLWTLLDNYEWAYGYSKKFGIVHVDRSTLARTPKASAGWYAEVMRSGVLR